The following is a genomic window from Amyelois transitella isolate CPQ chromosome 23, ilAmyTran1.1, whole genome shotgun sequence.
aagatatAGActggttttattctaaagtgcaggGAACCCCATGGTATTCCGTGGGAAAAATATAAGAACCTGCCCATggttgaatcggtaaggtgcctggttGAAATGTATGTGGCACAAAAAGGCGCAGTTTATAATTCCACTTCTGCCATGTACCaaagactattttcaaagttatgcacattagtttgaatactaactgatgctcttatggtgagTAGAAGAGTAAAGGAATATGCAGAAGTGTAGCCTTGAGCATAAAAGTCACTTTGCCATTATTAAACTTATATGCCATCCATCCATCTGTCTTGTCATTCAATTTATTGAACTTTATATGACATTTGTATTTCGTGGGGTGTGATTCCtggcaacaataaaaaatgagaagagccaatccatctctttcccatggatgttgtaaaaggcgactaagggataggcttattaacttgggattcttcctttaggcaattggctagcaacctgtcactatataaatatcaattctatcattaagccaaaaatctGAACACGGCATATCAGTGTTTTCaggactgtttgctctgtctacccaacaatggatatagacatcattatatttatgtatatagatgGTAATATCATCATGCCCTTACAGATTAAATCAAGAAAACTCAGCAAACAACAGCGGCGACGGTTGCGACTTAAAGCAGTCAAGAAAAAGGATCCCAATTTACTCAAGGAGTTATCTTATAAGAAAGAAttggtaaaatatattaataaaaaaaagtgagtTAAAGTTACagtgaaataattttgaattaaaatatatttttgtattacagGAGCATACATGTTCATTTTGTAAACACACCACTAGTATACCAGTAGCAAAATTGGACAGAGAAAAAGATCCACAAAAAATTTCTGTAGGTACAACAAATggaattgaagaaaaaaagaaaaagaaaatagataatgttgttttaaataatccaAAGAAAAACAGTCAACAAATCAATGTATATGCTAATTCTAAGGACATATTTTccttgaaaaataatgaaaatacttTGAAGACTGTTAAAGAACAGcctaaagtaataaaaaataataaaaagaaaaaggataAGTTTGCTGGACTTTGTCAGAAGGCTGTGCTTGCTACAGCTAAGTTAAAAGAAGAACAGAAGAAACAgaacaaacttaatttattcttaaaaccATCTACATAAATAGGTAATGAAATAACAGATTTGttgtatgaaatatattttttttgtaaagtatttctagtctatttatttattctcctTATTATAATCAAGTGTATATCCATAACATTAGTATTAGTATGTCCTGTAATGACATGTAGATCACCTTCCCTGTAGTTTTTGTAGAAATTGTATGAATCattattatctaaatatttatatacatctattccttttttctttgcatctaaaattagatttttgtgACCCATAGCCCCAGCAGCATCAGTTGGGCCATCAATACCATCAGTACCAGCACTTAGGAAATTGACATCAAAATTATCAAAGGaatctttaattttgttaatttttcttgaaaattctAGAGCAAGTTGTTGGTTTCTTCCTCCTTTTCCATTTCCTTTTACCTCAACAGTTATTTCTCCACCAAAGATCAGGCAAAGATCTTTATCTACGACACAAGCATCACTTAATTGCCTTGGTAAATTGGAGACTAAACCAGGAATCTCTAGATTTTCGAGTTTCTCTTCTAACAATTTTGTATCCAATTGACCAACTACAAACtgacaaatataatttgtcaATTCCACATATTTTTCTGCCACAATTTTAACATTACCTGTAACTTGGTTTGAAATTTCTAAGGGCCAGTAGTTCAATTCCTTTGCTTTATTGTATGCTGCAggaatacttaatttatttgatccTATAATATGATTTTTGACGTTATCATTGGGAAATCCTTTtgatttctctttttttaaaacctcTTTAATTGATGGAGGTAGGACGTCGTATAGTTCATActtcttaattatttcaagTGCTTTCTGCTGATTATCCTCGTCTTCAGTAGTTGGTCCACTAGCTATTAAATCCAAAGGATCTCCCACAATATCGGAAAGTATTAATGAGACAACCTCAGCAGGTTGTGCTTTGATAGCTAACTGCCCTCCTTTCACATCAGAAATTCTCTTTCTTACACTATTAAGTTCTGTGATATCAGCACCTGAGTTACCCAATTGTTTTATAAGTCGAGTCTTCTCTTCTATAGTAATTGGATCTTTTGGTAGAGGAAGAAGTGCCGATCCTCCTCCTGATATGAGAACTAAAAGTAGGTCATTTCCACCTAATTTAGTCActagttcttttattttccgGGCAGTTGATACTGCATCAGCATCAGGCAAATTATTCTGCGCACCCTCACAGTAAGtaacattacttttatttttcttatgaacTAAACTTCCAACAGGAATACTAATAATTCCTTCACAAATTTGggtatttaaaatgttttctacTTCGATTGCCATATTCTGAACGGCCTTTCCAAATCCAACTAAGTATAAGTTCTTCTGTTGTAAATTATAGTTCTTACCAGCTATATTCAACTGTTGGTTAGTCACATcaaatttgattgattttcTGATTAGATTTTCGGGTAGAACTGCTGATACACTACTCTTGAATATTTGCCGTAAATCACTGATCGTCGATTTAGCCATATTTGCTTTACtgaattttttaagaaataaaactgtaatcTTTGTATTATTGTGTAAGTGTAAGAAGTTTCTTATCATTGTATATTGTGTACAGattatatcattatttattttatcattgatACACATGAACCTCATAACATCACACTTGATACAAGCATGTTGCACTTAATATTGTTTCCTTAAATGAATCAAGGTCAGTCTTGTCATTGCCAAAGTCGAATTTATtccgttttaataaaaaaaatatcaaacggCGGGTATTTTCCATAATAAGCTAGtcagttatttttatgaacaaaatttcactttacaaattaaatatatagtgAGTCTAACTCGCTCTATTTCATGCGGAACGGAACGTCGATTGCACTGCCGCGCTTTACAAACATAACATGTCATAACAAGTTCCCCATTACATTTAAGTTTTTGCTGGGCTCCTATCTCATTGTTGTTTTTCCAAAGGTAAAGGTAAAAATAAGTTCAAGACCTGTGCCTATTTACTTCTGTGTTAATTTGGAATAATGGAAGAAGCTGTTTGCTTTTCACAAAGTTTTGTTGATAAACAAAATGTGCGATCATTTTCTAATATTGTCAAGCCGAATCTGTTGAAAGAAGATGCGCCTTTTCTTCTCCACGTACTCAAGGACGAGAAATTAGTAAGTGTTTTGTCCACTGATATTATTCAA
Proteins encoded in this region:
- the LOC106130683 gene encoding uncharacterized protein LOC106130683 isoform X2, which gives rise to MRCDEISKTGVLPNRYFSPKLRCPHCCIEWDNSLLKIKSRKLSKQQRRRLRLKAVKKKDPNLLKELSYKKELEHTCSFCKHTTSIPVAKLDREKDPQKISVGTTNGIEEKKKKKIDNVVLNNPKKNSQQINVYANSKDIFSLKNNENTLKTVKEQPKVIKNNKKKKDKFAGLCQKAVLATAKLKEEQKKQNKLNLFLKPST
- the LOC106130683 gene encoding uncharacterized protein LOC106130683 isoform X1, translating into MTEKHVGFLFNAASCLFSTENKNVKNILRSYYLMRCDEISKTGVLPNRYFSPKLRCPHCCIEWDNSLLKIKSRKLSKQQRRRLRLKAVKKKDPNLLKELSYKKELEHTCSFCKHTTSIPVAKLDREKDPQKISVGTTNGIEEKKKKKIDNVVLNNPKKNSQQINVYANSKDIFSLKNNENTLKTVKEQPKVIKNNKKKKDKFAGLCQKAVLATAKLKEEQKKQNKLNLFLKPST
- the LOC106130682 gene encoding glycerate kinase: MRFMCINDKINNDIICTQYTMIRNFLHLHNNTKITVLFLKKFSKANMAKSTISDLRQIFKSSVSAVLPENLIRKSIKFDVTNQQLNIAGKNYNLQQKNLYLVGFGKAVQNMAIEVENILNTQICEGIISIPVGSLVHKKNKSNVTYCEGAQNNLPDADAVSTARKIKELVTKLGGNDLLLVLISGGGSALLPLPKDPITIEEKTRLIKQLGNSGADITELNSVRKRISDVKGGQLAIKAQPAEVVSLILSDIVGDPLDLIASGPTTEDEDNQQKALEIIKKYELYDVLPPSIKEVLKKEKSKGFPNDNVKNHIIGSNKLSIPAAYNKAKELNYWPLEISNQVTGNVKIVAEKYVELTNYICQFVVGQLDTKLLEEKLENLEIPGLVSNLPRQLSDACVVDKDLCLIFGGEITVEVKGNGKGGRNQQLALEFSRKINKIKDSFDNFDVNFLSAGTDGIDGPTDAAGAMGHKNLILDAKKKGIDVYKYLDNNDSYNFYKNYREGDLHVITGHTNTNVMDIHLIIIRRINK